From a region of the Listeria monocytogenes ATCC 19117 genome:
- a CDS encoding DUF1189 domain-containing protein, whose amino-acid sequence MKKVPFIIQYVKSTLGPTAIFEGRKVLKFWQMVIVFIFLNALLLLPVSAHFANQSSFDLPSLMPKMAALGTDQLATEVSALTLENGELTDKNAHIVEKSANGVAGVNLTKAELSGAKNVINFKDQEMTLTDSSGYTFEVSYPKDATLSEITSGESLVDWVSAQWYLENQAFVFLSMVLMIGSIIFVSSLMLTVFTTLFIWMTKRSSFSSIASFKESVNLTLNALGIPVIAACIIGFIYFDITIIMAVQSLGMVLMIAWTFLKTRFYKTSEKSMAASR is encoded by the coding sequence ATGAAAAAAGTTCCGTTTATCATTCAATATGTAAAAAGTACACTCGGTCCAACCGCTATTTTTGAGGGTCGGAAAGTACTGAAATTCTGGCAAATGGTCATCGTATTTATTTTCTTAAATGCGTTACTGTTGCTTCCTGTTTCGGCGCACTTTGCTAATCAGTCAAGCTTTGATTTACCAAGTTTAATGCCAAAAATGGCGGCGCTTGGCACGGATCAATTGGCGACAGAAGTTAGTGCACTGACGCTCGAAAATGGAGAATTAACTGATAAAAATGCGCATATCGTCGAAAAATCGGCTAATGGTGTGGCCGGTGTAAATTTAACGAAAGCAGAACTTAGTGGAGCGAAGAATGTAATTAATTTCAAAGACCAAGAAATGACGCTTACGGATTCGAGTGGCTATACTTTTGAAGTTAGCTATCCAAAAGACGCGACCTTAAGCGAAATAACGTCAGGCGAGTCGCTCGTTGATTGGGTGTCGGCGCAGTGGTATTTGGAAAACCAAGCATTTGTTTTCCTATCGATGGTGCTGATGATTGGTTCTATCATTTTCGTTAGCTCACTCATGTTAACCGTATTTACGACGCTTTTCATTTGGATGACAAAACGGAGCAGTTTTTCAAGCATTGCTTCTTTTAAAGAATCAGTAAATTTAACGCTAAATGCACTGGGAATTCCAGTGATTGCGGCTTGTATTATCGGCTTTATCTACTTTGATATTACGATTATTATGGCTGTTCAGTCGCTCGGAATGGTGTTAATGATAGCATGGACATTTTTAAAGACAAGATTTTATAAGACTAGTGAAAAAAGTATGGCTGCTAGTCGCTAA
- a CDS encoding sugar ABC transporter permease, with protein MRDFMKDQRTTKFLTQFFTYLFLTVLTIIILYPILITASSAFKPGNIAAFTLEWSDSWTLNNFTRLFNETLYLDWYKNTLIIAVVTMIMQVTIVTLAGYTYSRYRFKGRKNSLIFFLIIQMVPTMAALTAFYVLAMLLGALDQYWFLTLIYIGGGIPMNTWLMKGYFDTVPRDLDESAKLDGAGHFRIFAQIILPLVRPMIAVQALWAFMGPFGDFLLAKFLLRTPENLTIAVGLQTFIANPQQQKVALFAAGAILAALPICLLFFFLQKNFVSGLTAGGTKG; from the coding sequence ATGAGAGACTTTATGAAAGATCAGCGGACAACAAAGTTCTTAACACAGTTTTTCACGTATTTGTTTTTAACCGTGCTAACGATTATTATTTTGTATCCGATTCTAATAACAGCATCTTCTGCCTTCAAACCAGGGAATATCGCGGCATTTACGCTTGAGTGGTCGGATAGTTGGACGCTGAATAACTTCACGAGATTGTTTAATGAAACATTATATCTTGATTGGTACAAAAATACACTGATTATCGCGGTTGTAACGATGATTATGCAAGTAACGATTGTGACGCTTGCGGGTTATACGTATAGCCGTTACCGTTTTAAAGGTCGTAAAAACAGCTTGATTTTCTTCCTTATTATTCAAATGGTACCAACGATGGCGGCCTTAACAGCTTTCTACGTGTTAGCGATGCTACTTGGCGCACTTGATCAATATTGGTTCTTAACATTGATTTACATCGGTGGTGGGATTCCGATGAACACATGGCTGATGAAAGGGTATTTCGATACCGTGCCGCGTGATCTAGATGAATCCGCCAAACTTGATGGCGCAGGACATTTCCGCATTTTCGCTCAAATCATCTTGCCACTTGTTAGACCGATGATTGCCGTTCAAGCTTTATGGGCGTTTATGGGACCGTTTGGGGACTTCCTCCTTGCGAAATTCCTTCTTAGAACACCAGAAAACTTAACGATTGCGGTAGGACTTCAAACGTTCATCGCCAACCCACAACAACAAAAAGTAGCCTTATTCGCAGCGGGCGCCATTTTAGCCGCGCTACCAATTTGTTTACTGTTCTTCTTCTTACAAAAGAATTTTGTTTCTGGCTTAACTGCCGGTGGAACAAAAGGATAA